The following coding sequences are from one Brooklawnia cerclae window:
- a CDS encoding PRC-barrel domain-containing protein — translation MSAAHDDLYSSTVVDAGGARVGPVGQVYLDDATGQPVYVTARMGLFGTREVFVPLAGAMLGEGLVRVPFPAEIIKQAPQVPSDRHLDPAEEAGVYRHYGLEFSVRSGAPGPDQAAPSPDGVTTGDDAPQG, via the coding sequence ATGTCCGCAGCGCATGACGACCTGTACTCCAGCACCGTGGTGGACGCCGGGGGCGCCCGCGTCGGCCCCGTCGGGCAGGTCTACCTGGACGACGCCACCGGCCAGCCGGTCTACGTCACCGCACGCATGGGTCTGTTCGGCACCCGCGAGGTCTTCGTCCCGCTGGCCGGAGCCATGCTCGGAGAGGGCCTCGTCCGGGTGCCGTTCCCGGCCGAGATCATCAAGCAGGCCCCGCAGGTGCCGTCGGACCGCCACCTCGATCCGGCCGAGGAGGCCGGTGTCTACCGGCACTACGGCCTCGAGTTCTCGGTGCGCTCGGGTGCCCCGGGGCCCGACCAAGCCGCTCCGTCGCCAGACGGAGTCACGACCGGAGACGATGCACCTCAGGGATGA
- a CDS encoding deoxycytidylate deaminase, producing the protein MNAPRRVPGWDEYFLGIAAAVSVRAKCTRRCVGAVIVDADHRIIATGYNGAAPGRPDCLEGACPRGRLGYDQVPGLGDYDRPGSPGFCIAIHAEVNALLFATRDTRGGIAYITDEPCPGCRKALAAAGIERVMWPDGQLSAGELVAWDC; encoded by the coding sequence ATGAACGCTCCCAGGCGGGTGCCGGGCTGGGACGAGTACTTCCTGGGCATCGCCGCCGCGGTCTCGGTGCGCGCCAAGTGCACCCGGCGATGCGTGGGCGCGGTGATCGTCGATGCCGATCACCGCATCATCGCCACCGGCTACAACGGGGCGGCACCGGGGCGCCCCGACTGCCTTGAGGGCGCATGCCCGCGCGGCAGGCTGGGATACGACCAGGTCCCCGGTCTCGGGGACTACGACCGCCCGGGCAGCCCGGGCTTCTGCATCGCGATCCACGCCGAGGTGAATGCGCTGCTGTTCGCCACTCGCGACACACGCGGTGGCATCGCCTACATCACCGACGAGCCTTGCCCGGGCTGCCGGAAAGCCCTCGCCGCAGCCGGGATCGAGCGCGTGATGTGGCCGGACGGCCAGCTGTCCGCCGGCGAACTGGTCGCCTGGGACTGCTGA
- a CDS encoding 5-deoxy-glucuronate isomerase: protein MNSVHLLPDQLRDRLEPGDLGQELTSAQRIEPGAEVTSVATGEEEMVAIVIRGSVSFACSTTRGTAVTRDMVYVPRRSTLGLTSTDGGAVMCYWVPCDRDTSFAHIAFADVDADPARHHVYGDQATGSRRDVWDAIDAGFDSQRMLVGLCSGRPGGWTAWPPHEHAEQREETYVYFGMGDAFGVQLVYDDGPGMDRPANVALVQEGHLVSVPGGYHPSVGCPAGPISYAYFMASRRKEAREFMDLTIQPRFGTTFD from the coding sequence ATGAACAGTGTGCATCTGCTACCCGACCAGTTACGCGACCGGCTGGAACCCGGCGACCTGGGGCAGGAACTCACCTCCGCCCAGCGGATCGAGCCGGGGGCGGAGGTGACGTCCGTGGCCACCGGCGAGGAGGAGATGGTCGCCATCGTCATCCGGGGCAGCGTCTCGTTCGCCTGCTCCACGACGCGGGGAACGGCCGTGACCCGCGACATGGTGTACGTGCCACGCCGCTCGACGCTCGGCCTGACGAGCACCGACGGCGGTGCGGTCATGTGCTACTGGGTGCCCTGTGATCGCGACACCTCCTTCGCGCACATCGCCTTCGCCGACGTGGACGCCGACCCGGCCCGCCATCATGTCTACGGCGATCAGGCCACCGGCAGCCGCCGCGACGTCTGGGACGCGATCGACGCCGGCTTCGACTCCCAGCGCATGCTCGTCGGGTTGTGCTCCGGACGCCCCGGGGGGTGGACGGCATGGCCGCCGCACGAGCACGCCGAGCAGCGGGAGGAGACCTACGTCTACTTCGGCATGGGGGACGCCTTCGGCGTCCAGTTGGTGTACGACGACGGCCCGGGCATGGACCGCCCGGCGAACGTGGCCCTCGTCCAGGAGGGGCATCTCGTGTCGGTCCCCGGCGGATACCACCCGAGCGTCGGCTGCCCAGCGGGGCCGATCTCCTACGCCTATTTCATGGCTTCGCGCCGCAAGGAGGCTCGCGAGTTCATGGACCTGACCATCCAGCCGCGCTTCGGCACGACATTCGACTAG
- a CDS encoding ribulose-phosphate 3-epimerase, with product MLNAPSMANSPLLDLGANLAELVDAGIEIVHIDIMDGHYVPNLCFPLSVVEEIKHRYPGLVVDAHLMVEDVAGHVDRLAALGCDAVSFPTDATRFARRMIARIQDAGMRAGVVLNPSQPITTLEPLVHLADYIVLMSVEPGFAGQRFLPGSLERLARIAELAREEGVSPLIEIDGGIDDELAEECLSLGAEVLVTNVYTVFVPGLTLSQGVGRFTARMAAAGHEHDAGALERLRRGSRR from the coding sequence ATGCTCAACGCACCGTCCATGGCCAATTCCCCGCTTCTCGATCTCGGCGCCAACCTCGCCGAACTCGTGGACGCCGGCATCGAGATCGTCCACATCGACATCATGGACGGCCACTACGTGCCGAACCTGTGTTTTCCCTTGTCTGTGGTGGAAGAGATCAAACACCGGTATCCGGGCCTCGTCGTGGACGCCCATCTGATGGTGGAGGACGTGGCCGGCCACGTCGACCGCCTGGCCGCTCTCGGCTGCGACGCCGTCAGCTTCCCGACCGACGCGACCCGATTCGCACGGCGCATGATCGCCCGGATTCAGGACGCGGGGATGCGCGCGGGGGTCGTCCTCAACCCCTCGCAGCCGATCACGACCCTCGAACCCCTCGTACACCTGGCCGACTACATCGTCCTCATGTCGGTGGAGCCCGGCTTCGCGGGCCAGCGGTTCCTGCCCGGTTCGCTGGAGCGGCTCGCGCGGATCGCGGAGTTGGCACGGGAGGAAGGCGTGAGCCCGCTCATCGAGATCGACGGCGGGATCGACGACGAGCTCGCCGAGGAATGCCTCTCGCTCGGTGCGGAGGTGCTGGTGACGAACGTCTACACCGTCTTCGTCCCCGGCCTCACGCTGTCGCAGGGGGTCGGAAGGTTCACCGCGCGGATGGCCGCGGCGGGGCACGAGCACGACGCGGGGGCACTTGAGCGGCTGCGCCGAGGCAGCAGGCGGTAA
- a CDS encoding PRC-barrel domain-containing protein gives MADTNYEELFDSDVIDVDGNKIGSIGQVYLDDQTGQPSWVTVKTGWFGLKETFVPLERAVVGNGQIKVPFTESKVKEAPRVDPDKHLDADEEAQLYEYYGFTTVTAPEPTSAEAPVTETPVEVPPAAETPVAEAEAPVIPQVAPEIPSEPVVAEAEDVALTHAVEQTDDDLPLGAPAVGNPETHYGLDDEAWKAERARDADGFVTEAEAHIPGAAAPEPTTVAETDEPGPEDGTVQQ, from the coding sequence ATGGCTGACACGAACTACGAAGAACTGTTCGACTCCGATGTCATCGACGTCGATGGCAACAAGATCGGGAGCATTGGCCAGGTCTATCTCGACGACCAGACCGGACAGCCCAGCTGGGTGACGGTCAAGACCGGCTGGTTCGGTCTCAAGGAGACCTTCGTTCCCCTGGAACGCGCAGTGGTCGGCAACGGCCAGATCAAGGTGCCGTTCACCGAATCGAAGGTGAAGGAAGCGCCGCGGGTCGACCCCGACAAGCACCTGGACGCGGACGAGGAGGCCCAACTCTACGAGTACTACGGGTTCACCACCGTGACCGCGCCGGAGCCGACCTCCGCCGAAGCACCGGTCACCGAGACCCCGGTCGAGGTACCGCCGGCTGCGGAGACGCCGGTCGCCGAGGCCGAGGCGCCTGTGATCCCGCAGGTCGCGCCCGAGATCCCGTCCGAGCCCGTCGTCGCCGAGGCCGAGGACGTGGCTCTCACGCATGCCGTCGAGCAGACCGACGACGACCTGCCCCTGGGTGCACCGGCGGTCGGCAACCCCGAAACCCACTACGGACTCGACGACGAAGCCTGGAAAGCCGAACGAGCCCGCGACGCCGACGGCTTCGTCACCGAGGCCGAGGCCCACATCCCGGGCGCCGCGGCACCCGAGCCCACGACCGTCGCCGAGACGGACGAGCCCGGGCCCGAGGATGGCACCGTCCAGCAGTGA
- a CDS encoding cation diffusion facilitator family transporter: protein MSSTEPTLRYAPPPDLSGYAWLSIAAAIVTVCLKGGAAWLTGSVGLFSDAAESLVNLVAAIVALIALKVSIKPPDDNHPFGHSKAEYFSAAVEGIMIFAAAAVIIASSVDRMIHPRLPEQLGLGLAISVVASVVNGAVGFVLLRQGRRYGSATLIADGKHLMTDVVTSVAVLIGVGLVAITQQPILDPIVALLAGVNILWTGFGLIRASTDGLMDIALPEATHDKLIAVLDTYRRPGSIEFHAVRTRQGGNRQFMEFHILVPGWWSVRKAHDLTEEVIDALVAEVPPVRVSAHIEPIEDPLSYADEEDY, encoded by the coding sequence TATGCGCCCCCGCCTGACCTCAGCGGATACGCCTGGCTGTCCATCGCCGCGGCGATCGTCACGGTCTGCCTGAAAGGCGGTGCGGCCTGGCTCACCGGGTCGGTCGGCCTGTTCTCGGACGCGGCGGAGTCGTTGGTCAATCTGGTCGCGGCGATCGTCGCGCTGATCGCCCTCAAGGTCTCGATCAAGCCGCCGGACGACAACCACCCCTTCGGACACAGCAAGGCCGAGTACTTCTCGGCCGCGGTCGAGGGAATCATGATCTTCGCGGCGGCCGCCGTCATCATCGCCAGTTCCGTCGATCGCATGATCCACCCGCGGCTGCCGGAGCAACTCGGCCTCGGCCTGGCGATCTCGGTGGTCGCCTCGGTGGTGAACGGCGCGGTGGGCTTCGTCCTGCTGCGACAGGGGAGACGCTACGGCTCGGCGACGCTGATCGCCGACGGCAAGCACCTCATGACCGATGTCGTCACCTCGGTGGCAGTGCTCATCGGTGTGGGCCTGGTGGCGATCACTCAGCAGCCGATCCTCGACCCCATCGTCGCGCTCCTGGCAGGGGTCAACATCCTGTGGACCGGCTTCGGCCTCATCCGGGCGTCGACCGACGGGCTGATGGACATCGCGTTGCCGGAGGCCACGCACGACAAGCTCATTGCCGTGCTCGACACCTACCGTCGTCCCGGGTCGATCGAGTTCCATGCGGTGCGAACGCGCCAGGGGGGCAACCGCCAGTTCATGGAGTTCCACATCCTCGTTCCCGGCTGGTGGAGTGTGCGCAAGGCCCACGACCTCACGGAGGAGGTCATCGACGCGCTGGTGGCCGAGGTTCCCCCGGTGCGGGTGTCGGCCCACATCGAGCCGATCGAGGATCCGTTGTCCTACGCCGACGAGGAGGATTACTGA